In Notamacropus eugenii isolate mMacEug1 chromosome 1, mMacEug1.pri_v2, whole genome shotgun sequence, one genomic interval encodes:
- the LOC140517896 gene encoding uncharacterized protein yields MPRKGKKNKTIEGYFLGEQISSPILLDEEEQCLPSGKDIEVKASVSQTSKINIQWAQAMEELKKDFENQVREVEEKLGREMREMQEKHEKQVNTLLKETQKNAEENNTLKNRLTQLAKEVQKASEEKNAFKSRISQMEKEVQKLTEENSSFKIRMEQMEANDFMRNQEITKQNQKNGKMEDNVKYLIGKTTDLENRSRRDNLKIMGLPESHDQKKSLDIIFHEIMKENCPDILEPEGKISIQGIHRSPPERDPKRETPRNMVAKFQSSLVKEKILRAARKKQFKYCGNTIRITQDLAASTLRDRRAWNMIFQKSKELGLKPRITYPAKLSIILQGKKWSFNEIKDFQAFLMKRPELKRKFDFETQE; encoded by the coding sequence atgcccagaaaagggaaaaaaaataagaccatagaaggttactttcttggtgaacagatatcttctcccatccttttggatgaggaagaacaatgcttaccatcagggaaagacatagaagtcaaggcttctgtatcccaaacatccaaaataaatattcaatgggctcaggccatggaagagctcaaaaaggattttgaaaatcaagttagagaggtggaggaaaaactgggaagagaaatgagagagatgcaagaaaagcatgaaaagcaggtcaacaccttgctaaaggagacccaaaaaaatgctgaagaaaataacaccttgaaaaataggctaactcaattggcaaaagaggttcaaaaagccagtgaggagaagaatgctttcaaaagcagaattagccaaatggaaaaggaggttcaaaagctcactgaagaaaatagttctttcaaaattagaatggaacagatggaggctaatgactttatgagaaaccaagaaatcacaaaacaaaaccaaaagaatggaaaaatggaagataatgtgaaatatctcattggaaaaacaactgacctggaaaatagatccaggagagacaatttaaaaattatgggactgcctgaaagccatgatcaaaaaaagagcctagacatcatctttcatgaaattatgaaggaaaactgccctgatattctagaaccagagggcaaaataagtattcaaggaatccaccgatcccctcctgaaagagatccaaaaagagaaactcctaggaacatggtggccaaattccagagttccctggtcaaggagaaaatattgcgagcagctagaaagaaacaattcaagtattgtgggaatacaatcaggataacacaagatctagcagcttctacattaagggatcgaagggcatggaatatgatattccagaagtcaaaggaactaggactaaaaccaagaatcacctacccagcaaaactgagtataatacttcaggggaaaaaatggtctttcaacgaaatcaaggactttcaagcattcttgatgaaaagaccagagctgaaaagaaaatttgactttgaaacacaagaatga